The proteins below are encoded in one region of Segatella copri:
- a CDS encoding aspartate aminotransferase family protein, translated as MKLYDVYPLFDINIVKGKGCKVWDDKGQEYLDLYGGHAVISIGHCHPHYVEMLTNQLNNLGFYSNSVINKLQVKLAERLGKISGYEDYQFFLINSGAEANENALKLASFTNGRTRVLSIEKAFHGRTSLAVEVTNNPKIIAPINDNGHVTYLPINDLEAWEKELAKGDVCACIIEAIQGVGGCNMVTPEFAQGLQAACKKYGTFLICDEIQCGYGRSGKFFAHQWLGIKPDLITVAKGIGNGFPMGGVLISPEFTPVYGQLGTTFGGNHLACTAALAVLDVFEKENLVENAHEVGEYLIAQLKELQKRNSHITEVRGRGLMVGAVLDIPHKEVRSKLIHEQHCFTGCAGTNILRILPPLVLTKENVDDFIGRLETVLKEV; from the coding sequence ATGAAACTTTACGACGTATATCCTCTTTTCGATATTAATATTGTAAAAGGTAAGGGCTGCAAGGTATGGGACGACAAGGGTCAAGAATACCTCGACCTCTATGGCGGTCATGCCGTTATCAGCATCGGTCATTGCCATCCTCATTATGTGGAGATGCTCACCAACCAGTTGAACAATCTGGGTTTCTATTCCAACTCTGTCATCAACAAGTTGCAGGTGAAACTCGCTGAGCGTCTGGGCAAGATTAGCGGTTATGAAGATTATCAGTTCTTCCTCATCAACTCTGGTGCCGAGGCAAACGAGAATGCCTTGAAACTGGCTTCATTCACCAACGGAAGAACCCGCGTGCTTTCTATAGAGAAGGCTTTCCACGGCAGAACATCCCTTGCCGTAGAGGTAACAAATAATCCTAAGATCATCGCTCCTATCAATGATAATGGTCACGTAACCTATCTTCCTATCAACGATTTGGAGGCTTGGGAGAAGGAACTTGCCAAGGGCGATGTATGCGCTTGTATCATCGAAGCTATTCAGGGCGTAGGTGGTTGCAACATGGTAACTCCTGAGTTTGCTCAGGGATTACAGGCAGCCTGCAAGAAATACGGCACCTTCCTGATTTGCGATGAAATCCAGTGTGGTTATGGCAGAAGCGGTAAGTTCTTTGCACACCAGTGGTTGGGCATCAAGCCAGATCTCATCACCGTAGCCAAGGGTATCGGTAATGGTTTCCCTATGGGTGGCGTATTGATTTCTCCAGAGTTTACTCCTGTATATGGTCAGTTGGGTACAACCTTTGGTGGCAACCACCTGGCATGTACTGCCGCTCTCGCCGTTCTCGATGTTTTCGAAAAAGAGAATCTGGTAGAGAATGCGCATGAGGTTGGTGAATATCTCATCGCCCAGCTGAAGGAGTTGCAGAAGCGCAACAGCCACATCACAGAGGTTCGTGGCCGTGGTTTAATGGTAGGCGCCGTACTCGACATTCCTCACAAGGAAGTTCGCAGCAAGCTCATCCACGAGCAGCACTGCTTCACCGGTTGCGCCGGCACCAACATCCTTCGTATCCTCCCTCCATTGGTATTGACCAAGGAAAATGTAGATGACTTCATCGGAAGATTGGAAACCGTATTGAAGGAAGTATAA
- the argC gene encoding N-acetyl-gamma-glutamyl-phosphate reductase has translation MVKVGILGAAGYTGGELIRLLINHPEAEIVFANSESNAGNLVAEVHEGLYGETDLKFTAEMPFDQVDVIFFCFGHGKSEAFLKEHNVPENVKIIDLAQDFRLAPETVVATQQPTPAAHDFVYGLPEINESKIAVAQHVANPGCFATCIQLGLLPAAKMGLINSDVSVNAITGSTGAGQKPGATTHFSWRNNNMSIYKAFNHQHVPEIRESLKQTQGYLDAAIDFIPYRGDFARGIFATEVVKTDKPIEEIVAGYKEFYKDAKFTHYVDKAIDLKQVVNTNKCLVHVDKYGDKLLITSCIDNLLKGAVGQAVQNMNIMFGLDQTAGLKLKPSAF, from the coding sequence ATGGTAAAAGTAGGTATTTTAGGAGCAGCTGGTTATACAGGAGGTGAGTTGATTCGCCTCCTTATCAACCATCCAGAGGCAGAGATTGTATTCGCCAACAGCGAGAGTAACGCCGGCAACCTGGTGGCTGAGGTTCACGAGGGATTGTATGGCGAGACCGACTTGAAGTTTACCGCCGAGATGCCTTTCGACCAGGTAGATGTTATCTTCTTCTGCTTCGGTCATGGCAAGAGCGAGGCGTTCCTGAAGGAGCACAATGTTCCGGAGAACGTGAAGATTATCGACTTGGCACAGGACTTCCGTCTGGCCCCAGAGACTGTGGTTGCCACCCAGCAGCCAACCCCAGCCGCTCACGATTTTGTATATGGTCTTCCAGAAATAAATGAATCAAAAATAGCCGTAGCTCAGCACGTGGCAAACCCAGGTTGTTTTGCAACCTGCATTCAACTTGGTTTGTTGCCTGCTGCTAAGATGGGCCTCATCAACAGCGATGTATCTGTCAACGCCATTACAGGCAGCACCGGCGCAGGTCAGAAGCCAGGCGCCACTACCCATTTCTCATGGCGCAACAACAACATGAGCATCTACAAGGCATTCAACCATCAGCACGTACCAGAGATTCGTGAGAGTCTGAAGCAGACACAGGGTTATCTCGATGCAGCCATCGACTTCATCCCTTACCGTGGCGACTTCGCCCGTGGCATCTTCGCTACAGAAGTGGTGAAGACCGACAAGCCAATCGAGGAAATCGTAGCAGGTTACAAGGAGTTCTACAAGGATGCCAAGTTCACCCACTATGTGGATAAGGCAATCGACCTGAAGCAGGTGGTGAATACCAACAAGTGCCTGGTTCATGTGGATAAGTATGGCGATAAGCTCCTGATTACTTCCTGCATCGACAATCTTCTGAAGGGTGCCGTAGGTCAGGCTGTTCAGAACATGAACATCATGTTTGGTCTCGACCAGACAGCAGGTTTGAAACTCAAGCCATCAGCATTTTAG